The genomic stretch aatattgtgcaTATGGATTATTTGTATGACGTtagtgttgattattatgttggattgtttgggttaagtgaatttgtgtataaatttgattataaaccaaAATCGTAGGGTTTGATAgcttaaaaattgggcaaattgatttggtttatgtgggttttggttaatgtctttttttagtttgaaatgttaattttgtgtacattgttaggttgaaattgaaattgttaggttggTTAAACTAAAATTGGGTAAGTTGAATTGGTGGaaaattgatgtatattgtttattTGAACTGTTacttttgtgtaggtgaattgtgttatgatgttgaaGTTGTGTATTGTGAATTGTTTGATATAGGTCttccattttgtgatattgtattaaattgtttgtaattattgaatttgtttaggtttgtttgttgtttaatttggaatatgaatgttgtgtaggtaatTTATGGcatcttcttcaacttctcgtcgtcggctcttatgtggtcctgaggacccctccgtattatatctgcagagacaacacgtctctaataacatatgggcaggagtgccATCGGAAGACGTACGGTGTAGAAGATACGAAGGAATCATATGGGATGTTCCCATAAATCCTCGTGTTTTGGCGGTTATAGATGAGATGGGGTTCGGCGGATGTTGAGGTGTGGTCAACCgaaagacattgaccaccatcttatcaccgctttgattgaacgttggaggccagagactcacacgtttcactttccagtcggtgaagcgactgtgagcttagaagacgtggaggtcttatggggcctcaaaACTGACGGTGAGCCTCtgacgggttacatccccactaaggatgtcaactattggaaggatgtttgtttggattttcttgGCTTTATTCCAGATGCAGTTGATCTAAAAGAAATGAACTGgaagcagacaagcttatcaaaTCAACTGCGGATTGAGTTGAGTAATGACCACGAGCAATACATGTACAATCAACGTGCTCGTGTGTATTGTCTGCTGTTACTGGGTGGTCTACTGATCCCGAACGCTACCGGTAATAAAATTCCCTTCTTCTACCTTCagtttttcatggatatagaacaaTGTGCTAGCTATAGCTGGGGAGGTGCGACTCTTgcctgcttgtaccacaatttatGTGAAGCTGCACTTGGTAAGAGGACCGATGTCGGGGGAGCTCTTACATTGTTACAGCTGTGGGCTTGGGAAAGAATCCCAATTATTAGACCGCAGATGTTGAACCCCACGCCCGTAGACTACTTACCATGTGCATTCGCGTAAGTTGTCCACTAATTACTCTTTTAAGcataatttttattgatttttgtgttgttcgctcataatttaatttttgtagatGGACTGGTCGGGCCTCTTATGTAAAAGCACCGGGGCATTGCATTGAAACTTTCAGAGATCAGTTCTCAACAATGCATGCCAATCAGGTAATTTACGTAACCTAAATTGTTGCTAGTGTGTTGTTTTGATTGAACTTGTTTTGACTAAATAAGTttcatatttagtttatttggaggccgtATGAATCGCGAAATCTGCCGGATGTTTGTGttgccggtcgtcctatatggacgtcGATGACAACACTAATCTGCTGGAATATGGTTGAGCCACACATGCCACAACGGGTGTTGCgacaatttgggattgtccaacctTATATCCCGATTGTCGACCGGTTCCACGGATCTGATTTTACGAAACAGGATCGACGTGGCAAAGCAGGTCGGAACTGGGTTCAGTGGCACGCCAATCATATACAAGATTGGCATAATAGGCACGACACGGTGTATGTTGATTTGGAGTACTCATTGGTGCCTGTTGCTACTGATGAGTACATGGATTGGTTTCGCCGGATAACCGTGGTGTACCTAACAAAACCTGGGGTGCATTCTCATGAGGGCTTCCATGAAACAGCGGCCTCTCATCACTACGCGGTAGATTTCAacaacttttctttatttatattcataagatgaaatgtaattaacactgaaaattgtaggtggagacccTTCACAAAATACGCCACTTTCTTAGGGAGCAAGACATGTCAGGAccagggctggcaattttcgacacgacacgataatctgacacgaatccgcatgaaattattgggttggggtcaagttttattggatccgtgtccttatcgggttgacacattaagaacccgataatttcgggttgggttcgggtcggatgcgggtcggatacgggtaacccattaagaactaatattattatttttattattatttaaaaaatatatattactttaattttttaatttcttataaattaggtttaaatagtataaaacgaattttaattgtgtaaattaggttaaaaattaaggtataatcgtgtaatattaggttttaatcgtgtaatatcatgttcgggttgttatcgtgtcgtgtcaacccatattatattgtgtcgataacgggttcgtgtcgggtgcgggtcgtgttcggatttgaaggtagcaggtcgggttcgtgttcggatttacagtttccttaacaggtcggatTCAGGTTatgccttattgggttgggtcattatcaggttgacccgataacgacccaatccgcacgatttgccagccttAGTCAGGACGGCCGGATTTATTCACCATTTCGAGAATGGTTGAAGATGGCCTCCAGATATGTGGGGAAGCTGAGACGATGGACCACCGTCCTTCACAGCGCTCTGAGCTGGACCTTGACATGCCCGTGCGGCAAAAAGCGAAGCGGCGTGGAAAGAAGAAAGTTGGTGGAGAGTCGTCATcatcaaggatggatactcagttggttgATGATTCTGATGACGATTTTGtggctccacctccaccaagatctgccgTGCGGGGTCGTCACTCTGTCAGCCACACGGGTGGTACATGAGAAGATTTCGGTCTCAGCGATCAACAATCTCCACTTCGGTCTTCTGCGAGAGACGACATTTTTGgtgttgatttagagaatgccGTCGTTgaagatactcctccgtctagaaTCCCTAAGACCAGCATCGGGAAGGGAATCCGTAGTCTGTTTATGCGTAAAAGGCGAGACGAGTGAACGTTGCCCGAACTTTTTATATTGGTGTTTTTACATTGATTTGAACGCTTTATATAAGTAATTTGATATATTGTATTGATATTGGTGTTTTTTCATTCATTTGGCGTAtgtatattagtaatttgataaatCCGTTTTTTATACGTGTGCATGTTGATAATTTGAACTCTTATAGTCTGGTTTGGTACATTTTTTTGAAACACGCCACTCGCGATGGCGTTTTtaactttgaaattttttttccaattttttgcCACGCCAAGGCTGAgtttctgaacaaacacgccaagcTTACTAGGCGttttttaaaacacgccaacgtcGATGGCGTTTTTCCTATAAAACGCCATATTCAGTGGCGTTTttttaaacacgccactcaagATGGCGTGTCTAAGTCCgaaattttttttgcaattttctgCCACACCGAGGTTGAggttctgaacaaacacgccaatcGGCGTTGGCGtctttaaaacacgccaacgaaaTAGGCATTTCTAGATAAAAACGCCAACTTAGATGGCGTTTTTTAACACAAACCCGCCAACTTAGATGGCGTTTTTAGGAAAAACGCCATATTGAGTGGCGtttttaataaactaaattttacGTTTTGCATATTTTATGACTCGccaaaatattagtaaaacaGAACAATGTTCTATTCAATAAATAACTACGACGCCgccaaaatataagtaaaatagAACAAACAGAACAATGTTCAATTCAGCTAAATAGTTGTTACACATTCAATTGTCTCGCCTTCTCCGCGTAAAGAAGCTACGGatacccttcccgattctggcggttgagagtctagacggaggagtatcttccacaacgacattctctaaatcaaccccgAAATAATCGTCGCGCACAGAAGATCTAGGCGGAGAATGTGGGACATAACTGAGACCGATGTCttcgcctgtaccaccagtgtggctgacagaatgccGACCTCGAACtacagatcttggtggaggtggaggcataacatcatgatcggcatcatcagtgtggctgatagaatgacgacctcgaactgcagatcttgatggaggtggagacataaaatcgtcagcggcatcatctaccaactgagtatccatccttgaagaagcattcgggcagttgcgtctgtcgtgccctggttgacggcaatgtttacatcggcgtcgggcgcgtggctggtcagcttcacggacatccatctgattaggaatcctagtagtacgaTATCGACctcgacttttaggcattaactgggctcgtgaacattgcaaagtccattcaggcacagcccaataatcttggtgtctgattggattgaacaccgtagaatattggtgtacccaaacacttgtgcggtatacgttatcaacaagcgacagcatgggctcgtttctaaaccgcgcaactgccgctgcatgtgaatatggaagtctccacatctgccacttttgacatttgcagttcgactccaagtactttaccttccacttattaccgccctttccaccaattcgacgctttgttcgaaccacgtaaagccctgcaattgtgtttgggactctcacattatgtaattgaccttttacatcatttttgcacaccttttcatgggcccacggggtaagtggtgtggcacactgtgttgatgcaattgaccaCTCATTAAACCATTATATTGTCCTCCAAAATATCagatcaatgcaagctttaattgggagttgtcttgcgcctctcaacacattgttgtaagattcaaccatattagtggtcatctcaccccatcttttgtgtttgtcatacgccaaactccatttttctaactccacggcatcaaggtactgcacagcctcgttgttgatggttcgaagtaaacgacgtctgatcttaaacttgcgtttctttgtagcaataccaattttccatACAAGTTTTTTTACCATGATGtctttgtgattctgcaaaacattttttctaacatgtaccaagcaaaatctgtgatgccccacattgggttcttctttccatatgggagaattcattgcatctatgattcccacatgcctatcagatattacacatatttcatgcttggcTACGTGAATTCTAatacgttccataaaccaattccaactttgtatggtttcctcatcaacaatggcatatgcaataggcaaacatttcttattagcatcaaatccaacggcaataagaattttacctcgatatcgtccacgtagatgagttccatcaacggttaaaactggtttgcatagttgaaaagcctccacagctggaccaaaagcccaaaatacgtacttgaaaACCTTGTTCATACCGTTGCTTAATCTTTCATCATGTAACTATTcgacaattgtgccaggattttgtctttgcaactcattcaaataacctggtaaaactttgaaattccacgcccacgaaccatacacaagctcaatagctgtcctccgagcataccatgctttcttgtaactaactttcacatgaaatctattttcaatatccgccacaattgcttttaccttgtagcaaggatcgttttctatctgatgtcgaacactcaacgctatcatacccgacgaaagattagcgtgcccattataattatgatcccccatgcaagtatgagcagtgctaaacactctaatttgccagtgttcatcatgcttcctcaatgttgctcggcactcccacaaacatggcggtaaggacttatctttcggatttccttgtggccacttacaaactgcatgccatctctttcctttactttcaacaactgtatattgtcggattttttccaaatgccaaaaagtcacagctgacttcaattccaatttggttttaaatttagtatgcaaaccgacattgctcggatctttttcactccaataatgcacattgagatcatcagactcaaagttttttggatcaaaactatcatatggacctggtaaggtgcgaaaatagttcataccaggctgtgggaactgtggaactactctttctCGTACTGCTCTTCCTCCAATTGATGTTTCGCCAACCACTGTTTCTCCAACCGGAATGGATGTTCTTGGAGCAACAAATTGGTCCTCATCCGACGAAGCACCATCTGAATCTGTACTATCCGGATCgacatcttcagaatcataaggtgattgtggatcaagaaagtcggctttatcaagACCAATTATGTCCTCAACCACAGCTGGGTTGTCActgtcccctaaatgcacgcctccaatatcaaaatcttgtgttgtatcGAAGCATGGCTCttggcctctcgtagacgtaccaacatcaaaatcttgtgttgcagcgaaatatggttctcggcctctcgtagacgtaccaacatcattactcatgagatgatgactatgttgttgagtaattgacgaatactcaacatacaattcaatttgacctcctgtagtcatactctcactaaacattagtgtcatgtatacttcttctagtaaaatacctatatacgtgattgaagatccatagaatatatgacgtttccatactatttgaagtttgttttcaaATCTGTTTATCCCCATTTtttcacaaattgtttccacaagcttatcgtaggaaatactttcatccaacataatcaatccttttgcaaaaggaggatcatatgaaataactgttccgggaattatatttccaccccaatataaatggacacaccacgtcatactatctgcattaatgtcaaacacaagtattggtcaaaaatatttctttacagtacactacaatatatactatcataacaacctatcaaatatgggtaaaaaattagatatactacaacatataataccataacaattggtcaaaatatttctattaattacaatacaatttaaaatactataacaatccatcaaataattatataaattacactacaatatatactatcataataatccatcaaatattgatattggtagactaatgtttggaagaatgagttaaaaattagttatactaACCGATTGCGAGTACTAATATTTGGAAGAAATGAGCCAAAATAGAAATCTACACGCTTCAATCCACCACCGGGTTAACCCGACCAAGGCAAGCGTTTTCACGTTTTTCAGCTTTGGGAAGgtttttcgcgttttggggagggaggAAATGTGATTAGGGTCTGCGattttgggggagatctgaGATATATGGTTCAACCGAAAAACGCCgatcaggttggcgttttttacgttaaacacgccaatgacctTGGCGTTTTATATCGTAAAGACGCCATCAAGATTGGCGTGTTcaaatttaagtattttggtTAAAAATACGAGCAAGATACGGTgccattgtaaaacgccaactatgttggcgtgtttgcgtatagacacgccaatatcactggcgtttttacttataaacacgccaactttatcggcgtttttcccataaatggaattgataacaaaatgggtacatttgcgttattttaaaggcaaagtCGCCTAGAAACGCGTTTTTCTCCGCCAAAATAACATTTAGTTTAGGCATTCAACTGTCATAAATATTGAATACTGTGGCtcacttaatttaaaatataaaactacattcaattgatcaataaataaattacctACTAGTTTGTAGTACTATCAGGGTGGGTCAATACTATATCGATACGGTGTATCTTACCAAAATTGTCTTATAGTATTTTCGATATACCAGAATTTTACGTTATATTGGACTTCAGTGCAGTATACCGAAATTCCGTTATATCGTTATACAAATACTACTATATTCTTTATTCACGGTATATACCATTTCAGTATATACATGGTATACCATAAACTAAGGTAGTATAACCTTAACCTTATACGATGTGAGTAATACTTTCTCAACACTACTGGTTGTTTGGACACAATGTTACGTCAACCAACAATCAATGCCATAGTTGCTTCTGACGACGCCGTTGCAAACAGTATACTCATATGTCAATTTGGCATGCATCAACAATTAAGGATGAGATTTAAACATagtaaaagtaaataaatttaaatccCAAAATGCAACAACCTAGGTCTGTTTTCATCGCTTTCCCTATACATGCAAATGCTGATAATTCAATGGAACTCTATATATGCACAAGCTGTTTCACTGCCACGAGTCTCAGTTTGAACTATCAGCCACCACCTACTTCCCCATAACCAACAACACGAGAAACGCCCCAAGAAAAGCGTATGTCGAGCAACTGGGAGGAGAACTGTACACTGCCAGCTCTCGTCTCTACACAGTAGTCTACAAGTTTTCCTCAACTCCTTCCAAACATGGCTCGCTTTGGTGGAGTTTATGGCCGGAAGGTTTAGCTGAGTTGTTTTCTTCTTCCGTAATCATCTCCAATGGACCTACCCTCTTGAGTGCAGGCCTTTTTTGGAACTTTTTCTTGTTCTGCAATATGCATTCATCGCCTTGCAACATCCTCACAACCTGGTGAATAGAagaattatcatgtttttaCTCCTATATATGCAGTGTGACATGCTAATACAAAGCCTTCAAAACAAAGATTGAGATCAGTAAAATGGAAAGAAGATTTGTATATGAATGGTGTTCATAGTTTTTGAATTCTAACTCTTTTGCAAGTGCTCCAACAATTGATTATTGAATGTAATAATCACTGGGGGTGTTAGTAAATACCTGGCTCATTTGAGGCCTATCTGTCGAATTTTGATGAATGCATATTGAGGCAACCATAACCATTCGATTCAACTGCTCCCAATAGTAATCACTATCTAGAGAAGGATCAGCTAGTTCTTCGATGCCGTTGTTAACTAGTAGAGGTTTGGCCTGCaaagttattttttttcaaGCATTAGTCAGAGTTGCTACAGCAGACGAGTGTAGCTGTGTCGACCAACTTACCCACATCACAACACTTTTATTGTTTTCGTCTATGGCTGGGCGGCCACTAATGAGCTCCAGCAATAGCACGCCATATGCATAAACATCAGTTTTCTCATCAACTGTACCGTGCAGGAAAAACTCAGGAGGGAGATAGCTGCCATTGAATGATTCAATCATGTCAAGAATGAAAATTGAGTGTAACTTAGGGACTTCACCATTTTTCATTCTAATAGTAGTAAGTTTCCATTGTCATACCCAAATGTGCCCTCGACATTTGATACATCAAGGTGAGTCCACTGGTCAGGAAGCCATTTTGCTAACCCAAAATCTGAAATCTGCACAGACGAACGTTACTTCATGTAAGTTCAAATGTGTGATCTGATGTAGGTTGCGACTTACAGGTCCTGTGGCATAAATCAGAATAAACTGCTCTACTTATTCATATCACAGAACTAGGAGAACCATCCATCAGAACTCAACAAAAATTTTAGCACTTTCTGAACTCTACCTGAGGTTGAAGATCTTCAGTTAGCAAAATGTTGGCAGACTTGATATCTCTGTGGATAATTCTCCGTTGGCACCCCTCATGAAGGTAACAAAGACCAGAAGCAATGCCTAAGGAAATATTATATCTGACCTTCCACGGCAAATTCTCCTTTGCACCTGAGCAGCATATGAACGAACAAGAAAGTTTAGAATCTTGAAATGTTTGAAAGTGACAAAATAAAGACAAACCTTTTAGCATAGACGACAGGCTCCCATTAACGGATAATGGAAGAACAAGGTGCATCCCTCCTTCAACTCCATAACCGATAACTCTTGAAATGTTTGGATGGTTGACATGAACTAAAATGCCGAGCTCTGCTAAGTAATCCGCTGTCATCTCCTCTTGTGATCCCCTAATCAACCTCTTAACTGCTATTAGTTGTCCATCATTCAAGTGTCCCTTGTAAACTTCAGAATAGCCACCTTCTCCAATTAAGTTTCCTAAGACAGAAAAAGAACAAGAACATAAAATTTTTTGTTAGTCTTTATCTTAACCTCAACATCCTGAAGATTCTGATTCACATCAGACAAGAATATCAATCACCTGGGCAAAAATTGTTCGTTGCTTCTTTGAGGTCTGTGAGGGTGAAGCATTTCCAAGAGGTTTCAAAGCAATAATACAAGTCTTCGTCTAGCTGAGTATTGAGTTCTGGCAAACTCTGAGTGCTGCGGGATGCTCTTTTTCTCAAAGAAAGCTTCTTTATTGAAAGAATGTGGGGTATGGAAGGATGAAAGGTCTGAAAATGCACACTGGGGCCCTTTTTGAGCTTGCGGATGAACCCTTTCCATTGGGAGTCGGATTTCGCAGCTGCCTTAGCTGCTTCTTCCTCCGACACAAGTGTTTTGATGACACTCACTTCTGCTTGATCATCTCCAATGGATGAGCACCCTTCCAACGCATCCACATCCATGTCTAAACCTCTCAACTCTAAGGCATAATTCAAATCTCAGAGAGTCGGGATCGTGATCATCTGAAAACAGTTGAAACATGTAGAGACATCTACCTTCACCAGAGAGTGTGATGGAGGAAGTGGAATAGAGCAACTTATGTCCAACTACAATGAACTGCCCATCGGTACTTTCATCAGCAACCTCGCATGCATTCTCATTTTCCCTGTAATTCAACAATTCCCAACAAAATTACACAGCAAtccaaaatcctactccaaaatTATGCAAACTGAACAATCGATACTATTCATAAATCCATGCCATGTTTACTGTTTAGCATATTATTGATGATTCTATGAATTTCCCCAAATCCTTTTTTCAGATTTGATAGTTCTACCAAATTTGGCATTGCATGGAACAACATTTAACACATGAAATCCAAAACGGGGCAAAATGCAGCTAATAATTAATGTTTAGAAATAATTTAATGATGTGAAATTATATGAATGAGATAACCTTGGAGGGGAAGACGGATGTTGAGCGTCAATTTCCATGGTTCCTTAGCGACAGCAAAAGGAGGTGCCTCAGGAACCAAGATTATTCACGTCTGCAAATTTCAATTCAGAtacagaaacacacacacacacacacacaatacaagatgctaagagagaatgagagggAAAATGAGAAATGTAAAATTGTGGTTTACATGAATTCTCCTAAAAATTCGGTTTTCCTATGTTAACGTATAGAGTtcaacattttttatttgttttatttccatattatGTAAAACTGGCTCCTCATGAGATACAAAACATTACACTCgaagaagataaaaaaattgaaaactatCATACTCATAAATATACAATTCAGCATCAAAAGTAAAAgccaaatatttatttaatattgagTGGAATAGGTTTAATCTCTCACAAAATGATAGTAAATTTTTGAGGAATATCAATGTGATTCAAAAACCTAACTCACGTCAAATTTAAGGGTTTGTTTATTTAAGTAGCCTACCACCTGTGTTTGATTGGGTCCGCAAAGTATCGGAACGGATCATCTATGCCATCTCCTACCTCTAGTTGGAAATGGTGTAGGAGATAACATAAGGACTCCGCTACACCAAAATCGAGATAATTACCccatatatacaaaatatttaCCAGTGTTTCAAATTGAtacaaaaatttttaaatttacttAGAAACATGTTTAGAAACATGTCTTGTTGTTTTAACAATTTATTCATCTTTGTATAATAACTCCAAGTTTTACTGTTTTTTGCTGTTTATTCAGAGAAGGGGTTTCAAAGTTTTTCTCGTGAA from Salvia splendens isolate huo1 chromosome 4, SspV2, whole genome shotgun sequence encodes the following:
- the LOC121799384 gene encoding receptor-like cytosolic serine/threonine-protein kinase RBK2, whose protein sequence is MEIDAQHPSSPPRENENACEVADESTDGQFIVVGHKLLYSTSSITLSGEELRGLDMDVDALEGCSSIGDDQAEVSVIKTLVSEEEAAKAAAKSDSQWKGFIRKLKKGPSVHFQTFHPSIPHILSIKKLSLRKRASRSTQSLPELNTQLDEDLYYCFETSWKCFTLTDLKEATNNFCPGNLIGEGGYSEVYKGHLNDGQLIAVKRLIRGSQEEMTADYLAELGILVHVNHPNISRVIGYGVEGGMHLVLPLSVNGSLSSMLKGAKENLPWKVRYNISLGIASGLCYLHEGCQRRIIHRDIKSANILLTEDLQPQISDFGLAKWLPDQWTHLDVSNVEGTFGYLPPEFFLHGTVDEKTDVYAYGVLLLELISGRPAIDENNKSVVMWAKPLLVNNGIEELADPSLDSDYYWEQLNRMVMVASICIHQNSTDRPQMSQVVRMLQGDECILQNKKKFQKRPALKRVGPLEMITEEENNSAKPSGHKLHQSEPCLEGVEENL
- the LOC121801033 gene encoding uncharacterized protein LOC121801033 gives rise to the protein MHANQFIWRPYESRNLPDVCVAGRPIWTSMTTLICWNMVEPHMPQRVLRQFGIVQPYIPIVDRFHGSDFTKQDRRGKAGRNWVQWHANHIQDWHNRHDTVYVDLEYSLVPVATDEYMDWFRRITVVYLTKPGVHSHEGFHETAASHHYAVETLHKIRHFLREQDMSGPGLICGEAETMDHRPSQRSELDLDMPVRQKAKRRGKKKVGGESSSSRMDTQLVDDSDDDFVAPPPPRSAVRGRHSVSHTGGT